The following coding sequences lie in one Cannabis sativa cultivar Pink pepper isolate KNU-18-1 chromosome 5, ASM2916894v1, whole genome shotgun sequence genomic window:
- the LOC133038432 gene encoding zinc finger BED domain-containing protein DAYSLEEPER-like, protein MTKIEVASPVLLQHRLQIKVVTDLVDDLFSLKLTLVRVLIPTLDNTTVTDRVMKKYISPTSTQLGEIHDKPNTTPLPIPNTTFIPTTTNSMELESPKKEVAFNKENCRKVLAKMVVLDEHAFKVVEGEGFKHLMKVVQPRFFVPIRMTVPRDIYQLYLDEKVKLKEELIKMGQRGIEKVFAVTVDNASANDVVVSLVKRRINAWKGSILDGDFMHFRCCAHIVNLIVNEGLKYLHDSIAAIRNVVRGLKRGRYRSSPARLGKFKACAEREKIDYKGGLILDVPTRWNSTFMMLDVAIIFEKAFSRYEEEDDRFLSYFNENESGKKRARPPTSTDWESAKIFVNRYKMKYLKYCFESVYDTEIVTKIVAVAVVLDPKYLKYCCCCA, encoded by the exons ATGACTAAGATAGAAGTAGCTAGTCCTGTTCTTCTTCAGCACAGACTTCAGATTAAAGTAGTGACTGATCTC GTTGATGATCTATTTTCTCTAAAGTTAACACTAGTTAGAGTTTTGATACCGACGCTCGACAATACGACAGTGACG GATCGAGTTATGAAAAAGTATATTTCCCCTACTTCTACTCAATTAGGTGAAATCCATGATAAGCCTAACACTACTCCACTTCCTATCCCTAACACTACCTTCATCCCTACTACCACAAACTCCATGGAGCTTGAGTCACCCAAAAAAGAAG TGGCCTTTAATAAGGAGAATTGTCGAAAAGTTCTAGCTAAGATGGTAGTGTTAGATGAACATGCATTTAAAGTTGTGGAAGGTGAAGGTTTTAAACATCTCATGAAAGTGGTGCAACCTAGATTTTTTGTTCCTATCAGAATGACAGTTCCTAGAGATATATACCAACTTTATTTGGATGAAAAAGTAAAACTAAAAGAGGAGTTGATCAAAATGGGTCAAAGA GGAATAGAGAAGGTGTTTGCCGTGACTGTGGACAATGCATCGGCAAATGATGTAGTTGTTAGTCTTGTTAAGAGGAGAATCAATGCATGGAAAGGGTCTATTCTTGATGGTGATTTTATGCATTTTAGGTGTTGTGCTCACATAGTGAATTTAATTGTGAATGAGGGCCTAAAATATTTGCATGATTCAATTGCTGCTATTCGTAATGTTGTGAG aggcttgaagcgaggacgttacaGGTCATCTCCTGCACGATTGGGAAAATTCAAAGCTTGTGCTGAGAGAGAAAAGATTGATTATAAAGGTGGTTTGATTTTAGATGTGCCTACAAGGTGGAACTCAACTTTTATGATGCTAGATGTTGCTATTATCTTTGAGAAAGCATTTTCAAGGTATGAGGAGGAAGATGATAGATTCTTGAGTTACTTCAATGAAAATGAAAGTGGGAAGAAGAGAGCTAGACCGCCTACTAGTACCGATTGGGAGAGTGCTAAGATATTTGTCAA CCG GTATAAGATGAAGTATCTTAAATATTGTTTTGAGAGTGTTTATGATACTGAAATTGTTACAAAGATTGTTGCTGTTGCTGTTGTGCTTGATCCTAAGTATCTTAAATATTGTTGCTGTTGTGCTTGA